In Quercus robur chromosome 11, dhQueRobu3.1, whole genome shotgun sequence, the following proteins share a genomic window:
- the LOC126705522 gene encoding monooxygenase 1-like has product MDEMEEIEIVIVGGGICGLATALALHRKGIKSVVLEKSETLRATGAGITIRANGWCALHQLGVASNLRLTSLTVQGGKNISVASGKQQERPFEKGEIRCLRRSELIKGLAENLPPGTIHLGCQVLSITLDPLSSHSIIQLQNGCAIKATVLIGCDGANSVVAGFLGLKPVKFLSLSQVRGFTKYPSGHDFKNEIVQVIGGHSKIGRIPIDNKLVYWFATLKMNPKDVVAKDPELLQQMTLESIKGFPTKMLDMVKHSDRDSLSISRMKYQAPWDILLGSFRKGTVTVAGDAMHVMGPFLGQGGSVALEDAIILARCLAQKRHEIDIKTNGNQVIAYKVGEALDQYVKERRMRLVRLSTQTYLTGILIKNPPLLVRFVCNILMKVLFSDSAAHSQYDCGRL; this is encoded by the exons ATGGATGAAATGGAAGAGATAGAGATTGTCATAGTTGGTGGTGGCATTTGTGGTCTTGCTACTGCTCTTGCTCTTCATAG GAAGGGTATCAAAAGTGTAGTATTGGAAAAATCAGAGACACTGCGTGCAACAGGAGCAGGTATCACTATTAGGGCAAATGGTTGGTGTGCTCTTCATCAACTTGGTGTTGCCTCAAACCTCAGACTAACTTCCCTCACTGTGCAAGG GGGGAAAAATATAAGTGTTGCTAGTGGAAAGCAACAAGAAAGACCATTTGA GAAGGGGGAAATTCGATGCTTGAGGCGAAGTGAGCTTATTAAAGGCCTAGCAGAAAACTTGCCTCCTGGCACAATACACCTTGGATGCCAAGTACTCTCCATTACACTAGACCCACTTTCTTCCCATTCAATTATTCAACTCCAAAATGGATGTGCCATCAAGGCTACG GTTTTGATTGGATGTGATGGAGCCAACTCAGTTGTTGCAGGTTTTCTTGGGCTAAAACCAGTGAAATTTTTATCATTATCACAGGTTAGAGGTTTCACTAAATATCCAAGTGGTCATGatttcaaaaatgaaattgtCCAAGTCATAGGAGGCCATAGTAAGATTGGGAGGATCCCAATTGACAATAAGTTGGTCTATTGGTTTGCAACTCTCAAAATGAATCCAAAAG ATGTGGTTGCGAAGGATCCAGAGCTCCTTCAACAAATGACTCTTGAATCAATTAAAGGCTTCCCTACAAAAATGTTAGACATGGTAAAACACAGTGACCGagactctctctctatctcacgCATGAAATATCAAGCACCATGGGACATACTACTAGGAAGTTTTAGAAAAGGAACAGTGACAGTGGCTGGAGATGCCATGCATGTCATGGGTCCGTTCTTGGGACAGGGTGGCTCAGTAGCTTTAGAAGACGCAATCATCTTAGCAAGGTGCTTGGCACAAAAGAGGCATGAAATTGATATTAAGACCAATGGAAACCAGGTGATAGCGTACAAAGTTGGAGAAGCATTGGATCAATATGTGAAAGAACGGAGGATGAGATTGGTGCGGTTGTCAACACAAACTTATCTCACTGGTATACTAATAAAAAATCCACCATTGCTAGTGAGATTTGTATGTAACATCCTAATGAAGGTTCTCTTCAGTGACTCCGCTGCTCATTCTCAATATGACTGTGGCCGCCTCTAA
- the LOC126707194 gene encoding putative pectinesterase 11 — protein sequence MGAMAMKIYNGYEIAVLVAIVFLGSFMENSATTTGTNTTDMSTAILISVDQSGNGDFKKIQDAIDAVPSENSELYFIWIKPGTYREKLQVPADKPFITLSGTLASNTTITWGDTGEIIQSATLSVFASDFVARYLTIQNTFGTSGRAVALRVEGDRAAFYSCYILSYQDTLLDDTGRHYYSNCYIEGGTDFICGNAASLFEQCHLHSLSTVGGAITAQHRNSSSEDTGYTFLNCTITGVGTALLGRPWGPYSRVVFALTYMSSAVVPQGWDDWGDLSKQSTVYYGEYQCYGPGANRTKRVGWSKSLSNQEATPFLTKDIIGGQDWLRPSPTHFIRRGSTNVTVNVP from the exons ATGGGTGCCATGGCAATGAAGATTTACAATGGTTATGAGATTGCAGTCTTGGTTGCAATAGTTTTTTTAGGTTCTTTCATGGAAAATTCAGCTACCACCACAGGCACCAATACCACGGACATGTCAACAGCAATTCTCATAAGTGTGGATCAATCGGGCAATGGAGATTTTAAGAAGATACAAGATGCTATTGATGCAGTTCCATCTGAAAACTCAGAATTGTATTTCATTTGGATTAAGCCAGGGACATACAG GGAAAAACTTCAAGTGCCTGCGGATAAACCCTTCATAACATTGAGTGGCACACTGGCCTCTAACACCACCATAACATGGGGTGACACTGGGGAGATAATTCAATCTGCAACTCTTTCTGTATTCGCTTCTGACTTTGTTGCACGATATCTCACAATTCAG aATACGTTTGGGACATCAGGCAGAGCTGTTGCCCTTAGAGTAGAGGGAGACAGAGCTGCTTTCTATAGTTGCTATATTCTTTCGTATCAAGATACTCTCCTGGATGATACTGGTAGACACTATTACAGCAACTGCTATATAGAAGGAGGCACTGATTTCATTTGTGGAAATGCTGCTTCCCTCTTTGAA CAATGCCATCTTCATTCTCTCTCAACTGTAGGTGGAGCTATAACTGCTCAACATAGGAATTCATCATCAGAGGACACTGGCTATACCTTCTTGAATTGTACGATCACTGGTGTAGGAACTGCTCTCCTTGGAAGACCATGGGGTCCTTACTCTAGGGTGGTCTTTGCACTAACTTACATGTCCAGTGCGGTAGTGCCACAGGGCTGGGATGACTGGGGAGATCTAAGCAAGCAGAG CACTGTGTACTATGGTGAGTACCAGTGTTATGGTCCAGGAGCCAATAGAACTAAGAGGGTTGGATGGTCAAAGAGCCTATCAAACCAAGAGGCTACACCCTTCTTGACAAAGGACATTATTGGAGGGCAAGATTGGCTTAGACCTTCACCAACTCACTTCATCAGGAGAGGCTCTACCAATGTCACAGTGAATGTTCCttga